The following coding sequences lie in one Rhizobium rhododendri genomic window:
- the dapA gene encoding 4-hydroxy-tetrahydrodipicolinate synthase, with the protein MFRGSIPALVTPFTAAGAVDEASFASHVEWQITEGSTGLVPVGTTGESPTLSHAEHKRVVELCIEVAAKRVPVMAGAGSNNTREAIELAQHAEKVGANAVLVVTPYYNKPTQKGLYAHFSAIAEAVKLPIYIYNIPGRSVVDMTPETMGALAKSYGNIVGVKDATGKIERVSEQRITCGNDFHQLSGEDATALGFNAHGGVGCISVTANVAPRLCAELQKATLAGDYKAALSIQDRLMPLHKAIFLEPGLCGAKYGLSRLERMSRHVRSPLLSTLEPGTEAAIDAAMRHAGLLN; encoded by the coding sequence ATGTTCAGGGGATCCATTCCCGCTCTCGTTACGCCCTTCACCGCTGCGGGCGCCGTCGACGAAGCTTCTTTTGCCTCGCACGTAGAATGGCAGATCACCGAGGGGAGCACCGGGCTTGTCCCTGTTGGCACCACCGGCGAATCGCCGACCCTGTCGCACGCCGAGCACAAGCGCGTCGTCGAGCTGTGCATCGAGGTCGCCGCCAAGCGCGTGCCCGTCATGGCAGGCGCGGGATCCAACAATACGCGCGAAGCGATAGAACTGGCACAGCATGCCGAAAAGGTTGGCGCGAATGCAGTCCTGGTCGTCACGCCCTATTACAACAAGCCGACGCAGAAGGGGCTCTATGCTCACTTTTCGGCGATTGCCGAGGCCGTTAAGCTACCGATCTACATCTACAATATTCCAGGTCGCTCTGTCGTCGACATGACGCCTGAAACCATGGGTGCGCTGGCTAAGTCCTATGGGAATATTGTCGGCGTCAAGGATGCGACCGGCAAGATCGAGCGCGTTTCCGAGCAGCGCATCACCTGCGGCAATGATTTTCATCAGCTGTCGGGCGAGGATGCGACCGCTCTCGGCTTCAACGCCCATGGCGGGGTCGGATGTATTTCGGTGACGGCAAACGTCGCGCCGCGCCTCTGTGCCGAGTTACAGAAGGCGACCCTTGCCGGCGACTACAAGGCGGCGCTTTCGATCCAGGACCGGTTGATGCCGCTGCACAAGGCAATCTTTCTCGAGCCCGGTCTCTGCGGTGCAAAATATGGCCTGTCGCGTCTGGAGCGGATGAGCCGCCACGTTCGCTCGCCGCTGCTGTCTACGCTGGAACCGGGTACGGAAGCAGCGATCGATGCTGCGATGCGCCACGCCGGCCTGCTGAATTGA
- the smpB gene encoding SsrA-binding protein SmpB — protein sequence MAPKGSQRVVKKVVADNRKARYNYEILDTYEAGIMLMGTEVKALRDGKANIADSYASDEGGEIWLINSYLPEYLQANRFNHEPRRRRKLLLTAREINRLRVGINREGMTLIPLKIYFNDQGRAKLELALAKGKKLHDKRQTEKERDWNRQKTRILKDNG from the coding sequence ATGGCACCCAAAGGCAGCCAACGCGTCGTCAAGAAGGTTGTCGCCGATAACCGCAAGGCTCGCTACAACTATGAGATCCTCGATACCTATGAAGCCGGCATCATGCTCATGGGCACCGAGGTGAAGGCGTTGCGCGACGGCAAGGCGAATATCGCGGATAGTTATGCCTCGGACGAAGGCGGCGAGATCTGGCTGATCAATTCCTATCTGCCGGAATATCTGCAGGCCAATCGCTTCAACCACGAGCCCCGCCGTCGCCGCAAGCTGCTGCTGACCGCCCGCGAAATCAACAGACTTCGCGTCGGCATCAATCGTGAGGGCATGACCCTCATTCCGCTGAAAATCTATTTCAACGATCAGGGCCGCGCCAAGCTCGAACTGGCTCTTGCCAAGGGCAAGAAGCTGCACGACAAGCGACAGACGGAAAAAGAACGCGACTGGAACCGCCAGAAGACCCGAATTCTGAAGGACAACGGCTGA
- a CDS encoding lytic transglycosylase domain-containing protein encodes MNKSILVVSATGLAIAWGCLAAGLPIESAPDPAGQPQTSVAMAIPNDPLTTGSIPRASNIAPASADLKAGLDALSNRKPLQAIAVRNGMARGTLDRHILTWAIATSGQTGIPSAEIASASQELAGWPGLASLRGFSERAIYNENPSTAEVLAAFGETAPETPEGAFVLSKALIAVGKPAQAAAYIRNVWRNQTLDASLEDKYLAAFGGLLSPADQKARMDLLLYRSKTAQAKRFGDLGKAQSLYTAWAAVNDRSPKAASLLANISTQWKSDPAYLFMRVEFERRKENYDTAAALLARMPRDRSLLIDASQWWDEQRIVSRGLVDQGNYKAAYRIADDNVAVTPVDVGEAEFHAGWYALRGLKDPSTAATHFRKILGVSNGPISVSRAWYWLGRAAEAGGPGKASDFYAKAAALPSTFYGQLAAKKLGRQMLDVTYPSPSPEDRQRFQSREAVLAIARLEAAGNGWRADSLYRALAQQLQSPGEIALLAASAEQSGNHQLSLQVGKIAYGRGVDVAALAFPIGVIPDDANIAGSGKAMAYAIARQESAFNPQAVSSADARGLLQLLPKTAKAVAGRHGIVYSADRLTKDAGYNATLGSHYLGEQIDAFGGSYILTFVAYNAGPKKVPEWISRYGDPRGKSMDEVVDWIERIPFPETRNYVQRVMENYEVYKARLGQKSDIEQDLIHGRG; translated from the coding sequence ATGAACAAATCGATCCTGGTCGTGTCCGCCACAGGCCTTGCCATTGCCTGGGGCTGTCTTGCGGCCGGGCTGCCGATTGAAAGCGCCCCTGATCCGGCCGGGCAGCCGCAGACATCAGTCGCCATGGCAATTCCGAACGATCCGCTGACGACTGGTTCTATTCCACGCGCTTCCAACATCGCGCCTGCGAGCGCCGATCTCAAGGCTGGCCTCGACGCGCTGTCGAACCGGAAGCCGCTGCAGGCCATCGCCGTCCGCAATGGCATGGCGCGCGGAACGCTGGACCGCCACATCCTCACCTGGGCAATTGCCACGTCGGGACAGACCGGGATACCGTCCGCCGAAATCGCTTCCGCCTCGCAAGAGCTTGCGGGCTGGCCGGGGCTCGCCAGTCTGCGTGGCTTCTCCGAGCGGGCGATCTACAACGAGAATCCGTCCACGGCCGAGGTGCTCGCTGCCTTCGGAGAGACCGCACCGGAAACGCCGGAAGGTGCATTCGTGTTGTCAAAGGCCCTCATTGCCGTTGGAAAGCCCGCCCAGGCAGCCGCCTATATCCGCAACGTCTGGCGAAACCAGACGCTGGACGCATCGCTCGAGGACAAATATCTGGCAGCTTTTGGCGGCCTGCTCAGCCCCGCCGACCAAAAAGCACGCATGGATCTGTTGCTCTACCGAAGCAAGACGGCGCAGGCGAAGCGTTTTGGCGATCTAGGCAAGGCACAATCACTCTATACTGCATGGGCAGCTGTCAACGATCGAAGCCCCAAGGCTGCGAGCCTGCTTGCCAACATCTCGACGCAGTGGAAAAGCGATCCGGCCTATCTCTTCATGCGGGTCGAATTTGAGCGCCGCAAGGAAAACTACGATACGGCTGCAGCCCTGCTGGCGCGAATGCCGCGCGATCGCAGCCTGCTGATCGACGCGAGCCAGTGGTGGGACGAGCAGCGAATCGTCAGCCGCGGCCTTGTCGACCAAGGTAACTACAAGGCTGCATACAGAATTGCCGACGACAACGTCGCCGTCACCCCGGTCGATGTCGGCGAAGCGGAGTTCCATGCAGGCTGGTATGCGCTGCGCGGCCTGAAGGATCCCTCCACGGCAGCAACGCATTTTCGCAAAATCCTCGGCGTGTCGAACGGACCGATCTCCGTCTCTCGTGCCTGGTATTGGCTGGGACGCGCGGCGGAAGCCGGCGGCCCGGGCAAGGCCAGTGATTTCTATGCGAAGGCCGCCGCCCTTCCGAGCACGTTCTACGGTCAGCTTGCCGCGAAAAAGCTCGGACGGCAGATGCTGGACGTGACCTACCCATCGCCATCGCCGGAAGACCGGCAGCGCTTTCAATCGCGAGAAGCGGTGCTGGCGATCGCGCGCCTAGAGGCAGCCGGCAATGGCTGGCGCGCCGACAGTCTTTACCGCGCGCTAGCCCAACAGCTGCAAAGCCCGGGCGAGATCGCGCTGCTTGCGGCCAGCGCCGAGCAGTCCGGCAATCACCAGCTTTCGCTGCAAGTCGGCAAGATCGCCTATGGACGCGGCGTCGATGTCGCAGCGCTTGCCTTTCCGATCGGCGTCATTCCAGACGATGCCAATATCGCTGGCTCCGGAAAGGCCATGGCTTATGCCATCGCCCGACAGGAAAGCGCCTTCAATCCGCAGGCCGTGTCGTCCGCAGATGCCCGTGGATTGCTTCAACTGCTGCCGAAGACCGCCAAGGCTGTGGCCGGTCGCCACGGGATCGTTTATTCAGCCGACCGCCTGACGAAAGATGCCGGCTACAACGCGACGCTCGGCTCGCACTATCTCGGCGAGCAGATAGATGCATTCGGCGGATCCTATATCCTGACATTCGTTGCCTATAACGCCGGTCCGAAAAAAGTGCCCGAATGGATCAGCCGCTACGGCGACCCGCGCGGCA